aacagagtctccttctctggaggtaatTAAAcacaggatggatggccatctgttaggagggcttggattgtgtctttctgcatagcagaagggggttggactggatggccttttggggggtctcttccaactctagtgtaaTTGCCTGAGAGTCTGATAGTTCCTCCTTCTCTGGgttgtttaaacagaggctggatggccatctgttgggagtgctttgattgtgtcttactttctggcaaaagggggttggactggatggcctttgggctctcttccaattctagtgtAATACAGACTGCCTGAGAGTCCaacagagtctccttctctggaggtaattaaacacaggctggatggccatctgttaggagggcttggattgtgtctttctgaatagcagaagggggttggactggatggcctttgggctctcttccaattctagtgtAATACAGACTGCCTGAGAGTCCaacagagtctccttctctggaggtaattaaacacaggctggatggccatctgttaggagggcttggattgtgtctttctgcaaagcagaagggggttggactggatggccttttgggggtttcttccaactctagtgtaaTTGCTTGAGAATCTCTGGGGtgtttaaacacaggctggatggccatctgctgggagtgctttgattatgtctttCTGTATAACaaaagggggttagactggatggccttgggggggggtctcttccaactctagtgcaATTGCTTCAGAGTCCGATAGTTCCTTCTTCTCTGGGGtgttttaacagaggctggatggccatctgttaggagtgctttgattgtgtcttacttcctggcagaaggggcttggactggatggcatttttgggggtctcttccaactctagtgtaaTTGCTTGAGAATCTCTGGGGtgtttaaacacaggctggatggccatctgttaggagtgctttgattgtgtctttctgtataacaaaagggggttggactggatggccttttgggggtctcttccaatattATAAATTACTTGAGAATCTGATAGTTCCTCCTTCTCTGGGGTGTTTacacacaggctggatggccatctgttaggagggcttgcaTTATGTCTTTCTGAATAgcacaagggggttggactggatggccttcgggggtctcttccaactctagtgtaaTTGCCTGAGAGTCCGATAgttcctccttctctggaggtatttaaacacaggctggaaggccatctgttaggagggcttggattgtgccttacTTCCtgcagaaggaagttggactggatgacctttgggggtctcttccaactctactgtAATTGCTTGAGAATCTCTGGGGtgtttaaacacaggctggatggccatctgttggaatgcTTTGATTATCTTTCTGTATAACaaaaggggcttggactggatggccttttgggggggtctcttccaactctagtgtaaTTGCCTGAGAGTCTGATAGTTCCTGCTTCTCTGGgatgtttaaacagaggctggctggccatctgttaggagggcttgaattgtgtccttctgcatagcagaagggggttggactggatggtctttgggggtctcttccaactctagtgtaaTTGCTTGAGAATCTCTGGGGtgtttaaagagaggctggatggccatctgttaggagtgctttgattgtgtctttctgcatagcaaaagggggttggactggatggccatggggGGGAGGGGTTCTTCCAACTCTACTGTAATTGCCTGAGGGTCTGATAGTTCCTCCTTCTCTGgggtgtttaaacagaggctggttggccatcttttgggagggctttggttgtgtcttacTTCCTGCAGAAGGAgattggcctggatggccttttgggggtctcttccaactctagtgtaaTTGCCTGAGAGTCCGATAGTTCCTCCTTCTCTGGGatatttaaacagaggttggatggccatctgttaggagggcttggattgtgtcttacttcctgcagaaggaagttggactggatggccttttgggggtctcttccaactctagtgtaaTTGCCTGAGAGTCCGATAGTTCCTCCTTCTCTGGggtgtttaaacagaggccagatggccatctgttaagagtgctttggttgtgtcttccttgCTGGTAAGAGGGGATAGGACTGAATGGCACTGAGGTCCATCCCAACTCTGATGACACTCTGTAGATAGGCATGCACAGTGCAGGGGGTGTATCCATATCCCAGAATTGGGGGGAAGgagtgagcccccccccccgccccagtgCGCACCTCGTTGAAGAGCAGCTCCCTCCGCTGCTGCTTCCGCAGGTCCATCTTCTTGACGGCCACCAGCTTCCCGCTGCTCTTGACGGTGGCGATGCAGACGATGCCCGTGGAGCCCTCCCCGATCTTGATGAAATTGTCCAGGTAGGTGCGGGGGTCGCCCGGGTCCACCACCATCTGCAAGGCGGCCCGGAACTGTTCGTGGGAGACCCGCTGAGGCTCGCGCTGTGGGGAGCGGGGCTGGTGCTGCTGCTGCGGGGCTGCGGGAGGCGGGCCCGGAGGAGGCGGTTGTTGGTGCGGTTGCGGAGGCAGGTGCTGAGGTGGTGGGCCCAAAGGGGGCTGCGGCGGAGAGTAGGAGGGCGGGTGGGCCGGGATGTGTGTCAAGTGGGGGTCCGAGGCGTGCTGGGAGAGCCCCGGGTGGGGGGCCTCTGGGATCCTGGATCTTGGGGGGACGGACGGGGGCACCCGGGAAGAGCTGCTGTTTCCGCTCAGCGGGCCGTTGGAAGAGGTTTCTTGGGGTTTCCCAGGTCTATGCTCCCCCTGGAAAGAGGAACAGAGAAGACAGGTGACGGTAAGAAGAGACAATGGAGACCACTTGGCTTGAATGCCAATCCCTTCCCTTCCTATATAcaccctgcctgggggaatcctttgttgggaggtgttagttagACCACTTGAACAACCGCCAtgtgagactacacagagaagccattaaaatccacaagcatgtggacaacaacaatataataatcataataatataataaaatataataataatatagaatagtagtagtagtagtagtagtaatatatgaaataatagtaataataataaaaccttgtttatattccaccctatctccctggagggactcagggtggattccaaacataaaaggcaaacattcaatgcccaaacacaacactataatataatataatataatataatataatataatataatacactaaaataataataataataataaaccttatttatattccatccaataataatgataataataataataataataataataataataataacccttatttatattccatccaataataataatgataataatgatgataataataataataataataacaaaaccttatttatattccaccctatctccccagagggactcagggaggattccaaacataaaaggcaaacattcagtgcccaaacacaacaatataatataatattatatactaaaataatagtaataataataataataataataataataataataatccttatttatattccaccctatctccccagagggagatgcccaaacacaacaataatgtaatgtaataataataataataataataataataataataaaaccttgTTTATATTCCGcacaacaaaacacaacaaaaatataatataatataatataatacaatataataataataataataataataataataataatccttatttatattccacctatctccccggagggactcagggcagattccaaacataaaaggcaaacattcaatgtccaaacacaacaacaacaacaacgataaaataataataataataataataataatctttgtttatattccaccttatctccccggagggactgaggacagattccaaacataaaaggcaaacattcaatgcctaaacacaataataatataaaataataataatagtaataataatccttatttatattccacccaataataataataataataataataataataataataataccttatttatattccaccctatctccctggagcgacccagggcagattccaaacataaaaggcaaacattcaatgcccaaacacaacaacaacaacaacaacaatgataaaataataataataataataataataataataataataatccttatttatattccaccctttctccccggagggactcggggcagattccaaacataaaaggcaaacattcaatgcctaaacacaataataatataaaataataataatagtaataataatccttatttatattccaccaaataataatgatgatgataataataataataccttatttatattccaccctatctccctggagcgacccagggcagattccaaacataaaaggcaaacattcaatgcccaaacacaacaacaacaacaacaacaatgataaaataataataataataataataataataataatccttatttatattccaccctttctccccggagggactcagggcagattccaaacataaaaggcaaacattcaatgcctaaacacaataataatataaaataataataatagtaataataatccttatttatattccaccaaataataatgatgatgataataataataataataataataataataccttatttatattccaccctatctccctggagcgacccagggcagattccaaacatgaaaggcaaacattcaatgcccaaacacaacaacaacaacaacaacaacaatgataaaataataataataataataataataataataataatccttatttatattccaccttatctccccggagggactcagggcagattccaaacataaaaagcaaacattcaatgcccaaacacaacaataaaataataataataataataataataataataataccttatttatattccatcctattatataataataataataataataataataataatccttatttatattccaacctatctccctggagggattcagggcagatgccaaacataaaaggcaaacattcaatgcccaaacacagcaataaaataataataataataataataatccttatttatattccaacctatctccctggagggactcagggcagattccaaacataaaaggcaaacattcaatgcccaaacacaacaataatatacctatagtaatgaaatttggcaacccaacatataaaaccaaattATGACTTAGCgacaaaaattaaattaaaaaaccagaatctgttatatcagacataagacaaaacatcaaacagaagcatcaatttcaacaggaaggaggaaaccatgaaaatgaacaaaatctggctaccgggatttataaaatcaggacagtaaataaagaacaacactcaaaaacaggggaattccagacaggaaacaatcagctaacacctcccaacaaaggattcccccagacaggaagcagccaggctttaaaaccatggaattgaacaaaacctgGTGACCAGTAtttataaaatcagaacagtaaataaagaacaacactcaaaaccaggggaattccagacaatcagggccagctaacacctcccaataaaggattcccccggtcaggaagcagccaggcttttaacctgcaaggccattcaatgctaatcaaggaggccaattgcaacatacacacttgcctccaacacacaagagttctttctctcaccgtggacattccacggatatataaaccccacctgtcatagatgtgggcgaaatgtcaggagagaatgcttctggaacatggccagcctggaaagctcataggaacccaatgattctggccatgaaagcctgtaTTAATtttaaccccacttgcctagtttccaacagacctaataatctctgaggatggctgccatagatgtgggcgaaatgtcaggagagaatgcttctgaaacatggccatacagcctggaaaactcacagcaaatcaGTCATTctagctgtgaaagccttcaacaaaacatatACCACATGAAAAGTATGTGCTTTAAAACTGAGTTTTGGACCCACCTGGCAACCACACGGGACCAACACACACGCAACGGTGGGGCCAAATGAGGCTTTGGTGGATCATCTCTCAGGAGAGCGTTACCCAataggcaatccatggttctaaatggttctaaagtacttacaaaactagggggcactggtgctttgcttctaaagtgttgctaaagctggcgttttgcttctaaagtgttgctaaagttctggtggtgaaaatttcggaactctaacaaaactttcaaaatgtcattactatttcattactgGTGATTTCTTACGAAGtgattctaaagtacttacaaaacgaggggggcactggtgctttgcttctaaagtgttgctaaagttctggtggtgaaaatttcagaactccaacaaaactttcaaaatgtcattactatttcattattggtgattttttactaaatggttctaaagtacttacaaaacgagggggcactggtgctttgcttctaaagtgttgctaaagctggcgttttgcttctaaagtgttgctaaagttctggtggtgaaaatttcggaactctaacaaaactttcaaaatgttattACTATTTCATTAATGGTGATTTTTTAcgaaatggttctaaagtatttacaaaactagggggcactggtgctttgcttctaaagtgttgctaaagctggcgttttgcttctaaagtgttgctaaagttctggtggtgaaaatttcggaactctaacaaaactttcaaaatgtcattactatttcattattggtgattttttactaaatagttctaaagtacttacaaaactaggaggtgctggtgctttgcttctaaagtgttgctaaagttctggtggtgaaaatttcagaactctaacaaaactttcaaaatgttattactgtttcattattggtgatttttttactaaatggttctaaagtacttacaaaatgaGGGAGCActtgtgctttgcttctaaagtgttgctaaagctggcgttttgcttctaaagtgttgctaaagttctggtggtgaaaatttcggaactctaacaaaactttcaaaatgtcattactatttcattactgGTGTTTTCTTACGaagtggttctaaagtacttacaaaactagggggtgctggtgctttgcttctaaagtgttgctaaagttctggtggtgaaaatttcagaactccaacaaaactttcaaaatgtcattactatttcattattggtgattttttactaaatggttctaaagtacttacaaaactagggggtgctggtgttttgcttctaaagtgttgctaaagctggcgttttgcttctaaagtgttgctaaagttctgatggtgaaaatttcagaactctaacaaaactttcaaaatgtcatttctgtttcattattggtgattttttatgacggaaccaattaggaactgccatttataacaaggttttgaaagttttgttagagttatgAAATTTTCATtgccagaactttagcaacactttagaagcaaagcactagcaccccctagttttgtaagtactttagaaccatttggaACCAtcgattgcccatgcctattacCCAACGTGGACACAAATATACAATTGCTGTCgacagagagaggagaaggagagcagCGACATTTTCTGTTTGGTTTTAGGTGGGGACGACAGTGATCGAGGCGGAGGTGTTAGTAGTGAGTTGGACACACAAAGAAGTTGCGGCTAAGGATGGAGCCAAAGTCTTCGAGGAGAAAGGAGGGCTGCGGAAGAGCACAAGACAGGAAGCCAGGAGAAGCCTTCAGAGATCCAACAGCCATTGAGTCCAAAGTCTTAGAGCAAACTACGTGGGTTGCAATGCTTCAGGATTTACTACTAAGAGAGGCAGAAAGAGGAGGCAAGGAGAGATTGCGCAGGGTTGTAAGAAGAAGACACACAGCGGAGAGACAAGCAGAGAAGTGGCGCCCTTCCTCCAGAGTCGCTCAGGTTAGCATGAACATTCGTGGTCACACtacaacagagctttccaaactgttggGTCATGACACATCTGTGTGTTGTGCAAACGTTAGGAGATACATGAGTCCAGGTGAAATAACCAAAAATAGATTCCCAGAACTATAAATTAAatgtgttgtgtccccatacacgTCATTATTACAGTTTAagaatcagtggttcccaacctgtggtctgtggaccaccagtggtctgcaagaacgaaaatatggtctgcagcctcatcgttactacaccattgcctcggaACCACGTGGCAAtgggagcaactggtctcgcaaaaccctcttattgggccgaggcaacggggatgttgggaggggagaggttgaGTACCCACGAAAGATAACTACTactacatcagttctagattattaaatatggttttctgtcagtgagcactttgaccagagaccacttgaccaggagtcactctgaccaggggccactttgactactggatggcataggttctgtatcagaaactagagctgatgtggtctatccaatgaaattttctgaatcggcaccctcAAATAATCAAACCGTTGAGCAAACACtgctttgtaacccttttggtactaatattggagagtggttcctggtcaaagtggcccctggtcaaagtggcccccggttaagtggcctctggtcaaagtggcccctagccaagttgtccctggtcaaagaggtctctggtcaaagtgacccctggtcaaagaggtccctggacaaagtggtccctggtcaaagtggcccctggtcaagtggcctctggtcaaaggggtccctggttaagtggcctctggtcaaagtggcccctagtcaaagtagtgcctggtcaagtggcctctggttgaagtggcccctggtcaaaggggtccctggttaagtggcctctggtcaaagtggcccctagtcaaagtggcccctggtctagtggtctctggtcaaagtggtccctggtcaaagtagcccTGGTCAAaggagtccctggtcaaagtgatccctagtcaagttgtccctggtcatagtggtctcTGGtccaagttgtccctggtcatagtggtctctggtccaagtggcccctggtcaaagaggcccctggtcaagtggcccctggtcaaagtggcccctggtccaagtggtctctggttaagtggcccctggtcaaagtggtccctggttaagtggcctctggtcaaagtggcccctagtcaaagtggtctctggtcaaagtggcccctggtcaaagtccctggtcaaggtggttactgatcaaaaaaaggttgggaaccactgctttagatatcTGTCCGTATCTTTTATAAGGGCTTGGTTTGCGAGTAAAACTGAGTGTCTGTGTGACCAAACGATGTGTGCCAAAAAGAAGTGTGCCAGCAACATAAAAtgcttggaaagctctgccctacAGGAAGGTGGTGGGTGACACAACAAGGAAGAACGGTGCGAAGGATGAATGGAGCAGAAAGAAGACAGGGACGAGCAAAGAGAAGCCACCTGAGACTATTGTAGCTGCAGAGGGAGGAAAAAGTGCCGAAAAGACTCACAAACCGCCACCCAGACTACGATGAGAGAGTCCTCTGTCAAGCGGCTGTTAGAAAAGAGTCTTGGTCCTTTGACGGCAccgagagaagggagggaattgTTACCTGAGCGCCCCGCACGGGGTCCGTGTCCGCTCTCGGGTAAGTGTTAAAAGGCCGCCCGGTCTGCTGCGCCGTCTTCATGACCCCCTCCGAGACGGGGATGTTGGGGGTGCGGATATTGGGGCCGGAGAGGGGCCGCTTCTCCCGGGGGGACTGCGGGCTGGCCTCGCCCGCGTAAGAGGACTTGGGCCGTTTGTCGGGGACGTCAGGGCGTTCCCTCCGGACAACACGGTCGGGGGGCTCCTTCCGCCCGTCTCGGTtccggtggtggtggtggtccgGGACGGGCTTGTTGTGGTACTCGGGAGGTGGTGGCCGATGGTGGCCAGGGGGCTGATGAGATTTGCCGGGGGCGCGGTCGTCCTTGCTCCGCGGCTCTCTGCTTTGCTCCGCCGTGTGCCGGTTCCGTTCCTTCGCCTCCTTGCCTCTGCCTCCGCCGGCATCTTCTTGGTGATGGTGGTAGTGATGGGGCCTGGCTTCGATCAGGCCGTTCTCCTGGTAGAGCTGGTCATGccggggagggaaaggggggctGTCCCTCCGCAGGGAATTGGAGCGCGACACCGACATGTTCTCAAACTCATCCAGCAACCAAGCCAGGGAGCCGTCCTTGGCCGCTTTGTTGCCCCGCACGATGGTCTTAGAGAGGGGGAAACGCAAGGGAtgaggtggcagtggtgggaaaacaaaataagacacacacacacacacaaaaacacaaaaagataaaaaataaagtaagaaATGCAACGCAACGCAAAGAAATTAAAAGATATGGTGCCCTGACGGATGCCTGGCTCAGCTTTCGCACAGACAATGAAGCGCACAGAAGCAGAGCATGCGGGGGTGGCAATGGCGACACTCACATGCCGGCctccgaggaggaggagaaggaggcgatGTCCAGAATTGCGTCCCCATTCAAGGCAAAGGACATTCTTTACAACCAACAAGGAATTgataaagaggaggaggacggaAGCTGGGAGGAAGCGGCACAGCGTCTTGAGCTGTGATCTGATTCCCTGCCTTCGAAACAACAGTCGGGGCTAAGATGTCATTGACCTAAAACGCACACCAGTCCAGTCGGCAAAGCTGATTTCAGATCTATTCCGGGTCACAGCATCGGGCCGGCTCTCGATGGAAGGCAGGGCTCGCAGAACCCAGCACGCCAATAGGAAGGCTTCTCACCCACTCTGGGATCAAGTCAACACACAACCCTAGAAGCCACTTCCATGTCTCTGCACCCCCCCGTTCAAGTCATGagggactccaagatccttttcaaacgtcctgctctcgagccaggcctcatcgtcccccattctgtatctttgcatttcgttttttctgcctaagtggagtatcttgcatttgtccctgttgaacttcattttgtttgttttggcccatcatctctctaatctgtcaagatcattttgaatcctgctcctgtcctctggagtcttgggtatccctcccaatttggtgtcgtctgcaaacttgatgatcctgccttctaacccttcatctaagtcattaataaagatgttgaacaggaccgggcactccactcgtcacttctttccaagatgaagaggaagcattagtgatcACTAGTCAACATACAACCCTGGAAGCCACTTCCATGTCTCTGCACCCTCATTCAAATCATGAGGgcaccttcccctttctcttgcaTTTACTCCTGGCCTGACGTGtacaaaaacacctggagtgcccacAGAAGCAATTTTGAGCTCCCAAACTACAAGCAAACTTGTGTTTCTACTGCAAAAATGGACTCAGAAACTCATGTTGGAAGGGAAGAACCACCACACTTGTCTATAGAGCAATTAAGGACAGAGGGAACCCTGTGGTGCAGGCCTCCTAACTTGTTTTTCACTTCTTTTCCTTACATCAATGCAACTcagggtattttatttatttcatagaatcatagaatcaaagagttggaagagacctcctgggccatccagtccaaccccattctgccaagaagcaggaatactgcattcaaagcacccctgacagatggccatccagcctctgtttcaaagcttccaaagaaggagcctccaccacactctgggcagagagttccactgctgaacggctctcacagtcaggaagttcttcctcatgttcagatggaatctcctctcttgtagtttgaagccatttttccattgcgtcctagtctccagggaagcagaaaacaagcttgctccctcctcctccctgtggcttcctctcacatatttatacatggctatcatatctcctctcagccttctcttcttcaggctaaacacgcccagctccttaagccgctcctcatagggcttgttctccagacccttgatcattttagtcgccctcctctggacacattccagcttgtcaatatctctcttcaattgtggtgcccagaattggacacaatattccagatgtggtctaaccaaggcggaatagagcatggggagcatgacttccctggatctagacactatgctcctattgatgcagaccaaaatcccattggctttttttgctgccacatcacattgtcggctcatgtttaacttgttgtccacgaggactccaagatctttttcacaccagGTATTGTCCCccactctgtatctttgcattttgttttttctgcctaagtggagtatcttgcatttgtccctgttgaacttcattttgttagttttggctattcatctctctaatctgtcaagaattgaatcctgctcctgtcctctggagtcttggctatcctcccaatttggtgtcgtctgcaaacttgatgatcctgccttctagtccttcatctaagtcattaataaagatgttgaacaggaccgggcccaggacagaaccctgcttgtggcactccacttgtcacttctttccaagatgaagaggaagcattagtgagcactagTCAACATGCAACCCTGGAAGCCACTTCCATGTCTCTGCACCCCCCGTTCAAGGCATGAGGgcaccttcccctttctcttgcaTTTTATTCTTGGCCTGGGATGtgcaaaaacacctggagtgcccacAGAAGCAATTTTGAGCTCCCAAACTACAAGCAAACTTGTGTTTCTACTGCAAAAATGGACTCGGAAACCCATGTTGGAAGGGAAGAACCACCACACTTGTCTATAGAGCAATTAAGGACAGAGGGAACCCTGTGGCTTGTTTTTCACTTTTCCTTACATCAATGCAACTCAGggtatttattgattttatttatttataacttttagcaccaggattgtggcacagctggctgagtgccagctgcattgagatcactctgaccaaaaggtcatgagttcgaagccagcccgggttggagtgggtttccaaccaattgtgtgtagcctgttgtcgacctttgcaacccgaaagacagttgcatctgtcaagtaggaaaataaggtaccaccttaaagtgtggggaggctaaattaactgatttatgaggccataaagaagactccagcaaaagcattccagcaggaagcatgtggggaatgcggaagtgcttcatcagcgtcgcaga
The sequence above is a segment of the Anolis sagrei isolate rAnoSag1 chromosome Y, rAnoSag1.mat, whole genome shotgun sequence genome. Coding sequences within it:
- the PAK4 gene encoding serine/threonine-protein kinase PAK 4 isoform X2; protein product: MFSKKKKRIEISAPSNFEHRVHTGYDQQEQKFTGLPRQWQGIIEESAKRPKPLIDPVCITAVQSGSQKTIVRGNKAAKDGSLAWLLDEFENMSVSRSNSLRRDSPPFPPRHDQLYQENGLIEARPHHYHHHQEDAGGGRGKEAKERNRHTAEQSREPRSKDDRAPGKSHQPPGHHRPPPPEYHNKPVPDHHHHRNRDGRKEPPDRVVRRERPDVPDKRPKSSYAGEASPQSPREKRPLSGPNIRTPNIPVSEGVMKTAQQTGRPFNTYPRADTDPVRGAQGEHRPGKPQETSSNGPLSGNSSSSRVPPSVPPRSRIPEAPHPGLSQHASDPHLTHIPAHPPSYSPPQPPLGPPPQHLPPQPHQQPPPPGPPPAAPQQQHQPRSPQREPQRVSHEQFRAALQMVVDPGDPRTYLDNFIKIGEGSTGIVCIATVKSSGKLVAVKKMDLRKQQRRELLFNEVVIMRDYQHENVVEMYNSYLVGDELWVVMEFLEGGALTDIVTHTRMNEEQIAAVCLSVLKALSVLHAQGVIHRDIKSDSILLTHDGRVKLSDFGFCAQVNKEVPRRKSLVGTPYWMAPELISRLPYGPEVDIWSLGVMVIEMVDGEPPYFNEPPLKAMKMIRDNLPPKLKNLHKVSPSLKGFLDRLLVRDPAQRATANELLKHPFLGKAGPPSCIVPLMRQNRMR
- the PAK4 gene encoding serine/threonine-protein kinase PAK 4 isoform X4; protein product: MSVSRSNSLRRDSPPFPPRHDQLYQENGLIEARPHHYHHHQEDAGGGRGKEAKERNRHTAEQSREPRSKDDRAPGKSHQPPGHHRPPPPEYHNKPVPDHHHHRNRDGRKEPPDRVVRRERPDVPDKRPKSSYAGEASPQSPREKRPLSGPNIRTPNIPVSEGVMKTAQQTGRPFNTYPRADTDPVRGAQGEHRPGKPQETSSNGPLSGNSSSSRVPPSVPPRSRIPEAPHPGLSQHASDPHLTHIPAHPPSYSPPQPPLGPPPQHLPPQPHQQPPPPGPPPAAPQQQHQPRSPQREPQRVSHEQFRAALQMVVDPGDPRTYLDNFIKIGEGSTGIVCIATVKSSGKLVAVKKMDLRKQQRRELLFNEVVIMRDYQHENVVEMYNSYLVGDELWVVMEFLEGGALTDIVTHTRMNEEQIAAVCLSVLKALSVLHAQGVIHRDIKSDSILLTHDGRVKLSDFGFCAQVNKEVPRRKSLVGTPYWMAPELISRLPYGPEVDIWSLGVMVIEMVDGEPPYFNEPPLKAMKMIRDNLPPKLKNLHKVSPSLKGFLDRLLVRDPAQRATANELLKHPFLGKAGPPSCIVPLMRQNRMR
- the PAK4 gene encoding serine/threonine-protein kinase PAK 4 isoform X1, giving the protein MKSHEEEPACLLANITMFSKKKKRIEISAPSNFEHRVHTGYDQQEQKFTGLPRQWQGIIEESAKRPKPLIDPVCITAVQSGSQKTIVRGNKAAKDGSLAWLLDEFENMSVSRSNSLRRDSPPFPPRHDQLYQENGLIEARPHHYHHHQEDAGGGRGKEAKERNRHTAEQSREPRSKDDRAPGKSHQPPGHHRPPPPEYHNKPVPDHHHHRNRDGRKEPPDRVVRRERPDVPDKRPKSSYAGEASPQSPREKRPLSGPNIRTPNIPVSEGVMKTAQQTGRPFNTYPRADTDPVRGAQGEHRPGKPQETSSNGPLSGNSSSSRVPPSVPPRSRIPEAPHPGLSQHASDPHLTHIPAHPPSYSPPQPPLGPPPQHLPPQPHQQPPPPGPPPAAPQQQHQPRSPQREPQRVSHEQFRAALQMVVDPGDPRTYLDNFIKIGEGSTGIVCIATVKSSGKLVAVKKMDLRKQQRRELLFNEVVIMRDYQHENVVEMYNSYLVGDELWVVMEFLEGGALTDIVTHTRMNEEQIAAVCLSVLKALSVLHAQGVIHRDIKSDSILLTHDGRVKLSDFGFCAQVNKEVPRRKSLVGTPYWMAPELISRLPYGPEVDIWSLGVMVIEMVDGEPPYFNEPPLKAMKMIRDNLPPKLKNLHKVSPSLKGFLDRLLVRDPAQRATANELLKHPFLGKAGPPSCIVPLMRQNRMR